The Saccharomyces mikatae IFO 1815 strain IFO1815 genome assembly, chromosome: 11 genome has a segment encoding these proteins:
- the EAP1 gene encoding Eap1p (similar to Saccharomyces cerevisiae EAP1 (YKL204W); ancestral locus Anc_1.518), producing MELNDPSIISTTQFSGELPNSDSAAATHKSQQAISNLFQKLSKKEKDEKPIASVESSNDSSNTSAATTSNNKESNKKKNKKTAMLNFSSLTDPITNYKPMELQYKTYAYSMNELYHLKPTLASASHEEDPLIAELVKSLPKRKFWRLRMGPPDQKHANNHHFNGNNSGGSWKAGYKNGKNDERRMSRTKNVQGSKRRSQQDDEDKKIDQEMLEMDKNLQLGGDVGHSIADFEDWKAKMKELEMKKISKTKSVSNSTAIAPRETATHETSTDLRPAMPSGSNSITDFLNLKRQDKKEEPLQQISGTPTGHPNLSKVTIEQANDLETNSDLGKSSSSRFSSFFNKSATSLPSLDTNNQAPSPNVSAVNNDANGTQHQSGSRLMSFFKESRSSTPNAESQLLSTSDKDTRKMQALPPFQQQSHQPQQMQPLAFSQHPPNNNAFFNGLLNKGKSEANTPPPPPGLIPHQGPQYPMMGVPPNFPQHMMPPPPGLVQFQKGSKDVNKKNDEQSRQNKNVNGSRNSKGKQATTATTDLPQQQYMPPPPPPGFFPMHPNFPNGPMPPLPQGFPMPPNGMLPVAGQQPQPPYPNMMLQGNFPPNFQQGFGGNSPMPMPSIIDANNKNVNNQLPPGLNSKKNIK from the coding sequence ATGGAACTCAACGACCCTTCAATTATATCAACCACTCAGTTTTCAGGCGAATTGCCAAACAGTGATAGTGCAGCCGCTACTCACAAATCTCAGCAAGCCATCTCCAATCTATTCCAAAAATTAtccaaaaaggaaaaggacGAGAAGCCAATCGCCAGCGTAGAATCTTCTAATGATAGCTCTAACACTTCTGCCGCTACAACTAGCAATAATAAAGAGAgcaataagaaaaaaaataagaagacAGCTATGCTAAACTTCAGCAGCTTGACGGACCCTATAACGAACTACAAACCAATGGAACTGCAATACAAGACATATGCATACTCTATGAATGAACTTTACCATTTGAAGCCAACTTTGGCAAGTGCCTCACATGAAGAAGACCCGCTCATTGCGGAACTTGTGAAAAGTCTGCCTAAGAGAAAGTTCTGGCGATTGCGCATGGGACCTCCAGATCAAAAGCATGCTAATAACCATCATTTCAATGGTAACAATAGCGGTGGCAGTTGGAAAGCTGGTTACAAAAACGgcaaaaatgatgaaagaagaatgagTAGGACCAAAAACGTGCAAGGGAGCAAGAGGAGATCTCAACAGGACGATGAAGACAAAAAGATCGACCAAGAAATGCTGGAAATGGATAAGAATCTTCAATTGGGAGGTGATGTCGGTCACTCGATTGCAGATTTTGAGGACTGGAAGGCAAAGATGAAAGAATtagaaatgaagaagatctCAAAGACTAAAAGCGTTAGCAACTCCACCGCTATTGCTCCTAGAGAAACCGCCACACATGAAACATCCACCGATTTAAGACCTGCCATGCCAAGCGGTTCTAATTCAATAACAGATTTCCTGAATTTAAAGAGACAAgataaaaaggaagaacCTTTACAACAAATTTCTGGCACCCCTACTGGGCATCCAAACCTATCAAAAGTCACTATAGAACAAGCAAATGATTTAGAAACTAACTCGGATTTAGGTAAAAGTTCGTCATCTCgcttttcatcatttttcaataaatctGCGACTTCATTGCCTTCATTAGATACTAACAACCAGGCGCCGTCGCCAAATGTATCTGCAGTAAACAACGATGCTAATGGTACACAACATCAAAGTGGCTCAAGGTTGATGtcattcttcaaagaatctAGATCGAGTACTCCAAATGCAGAATCGCAACTGTTATCAACCTCTGACAAAGATACTCGAAAGATGCAGGCTCTTCCGCCATTCCAGCAGCAATCTCACCAACCGCAACAAATGCAACCATTGGCTTTTTCTCAGCATCCTCCTAATAATAACGCGTTTTTCAATGGGCTATTAAACAAAGGTAAAAGTGAAGCTAACACGCCACCTCCGCCTCCAGGGCTAATTCCTCATCAAGGCCCACAATATCCTATGATGGGTGTACCACCAAATTTTCCACAACACATGATGCCACCGCCACCAGGTCTTGTTCAATTTCAGAAAGGTTCTAAAGatgtaaataaaaagaatgatGAACAATCAAGGCAGAATAAGAACGTCAACGGGTCTAGGAATAGCAAGGGAAAACAAGCgacaacagcaacaacagaTTTACCTCAACAGCAATACATGCCACCACCTCCACCTCCAGGATTCTTCCCCATGCATCCTAACTTTCCTAACGGTCCAATGCCACCATTACCGCAGGGGTTCCCAATGCCACCAAATGGTATGTTGCCAGTAGCAGGTCAACAACCACAGCCTCCTTATCCAAACATGATGCTACAAGGAAATTTCCCACCTAATTTTCAACAAGGCTTTGGTGGAAACTCGCCTATGCCAATGCCATCTATTATTGATGCCAATAACAAAAATGTTAATAATCAATTACCACCAGGATTAAACTCtaaaaagaacataaaATGA